One Synechococcus sp. JA-2-3B'a(2-13) genomic window carries:
- a CDS encoding DUF1796 family putative cysteine peptidase, producing MYRFQVRAITQPGERIALVGSSAKLGSWDPCHCIWLQTDPAHYPLWWVELPLSPADGTPGPLLPYSGCSKEIPRVEYRYLRVQAGGEVIWESTAVNRWVPLEPEPLPAVLIVEDGEFGQIPAYPYGYFADPIPEVEPENPQGLKVVILGSSVALGCSAWLLRGWAWLLQKALQERYGHQVRNLSQLGANVSRTLLRFEQAVIPEHPDVVIVALSLGNEGLASALPQHRRALQRRFENGLQRLIQRIQDIGALPVLGGVYPHANYGPEQHLLLQETQQRMLSWGCPVFNWLPHLEDGQSRWKPDLAFDPAHPNSKGHQVMFEAIDLSLLDPGQVSSARRKLAQPVGERVVFADEHGFWVTAETGKNQFRIVNITPYPYTITPTWQPLQAAFQKAGLQPGLYIGKSDERLGDATLYSLSVQEDGSVQTTLSIPADADLVFSPVAQFFSSESVETIFEDGSLILLKLSGSSEGSSDPMPRLCVINQSSHEYNIHPMWKEVRAALKAMPAGVYEDPSHREALFRTLMIGEGGLESRVKAAPGSVMLLEYTCKLSDIHRFAIVPLGDRCAVRMLLYKLEYDGPAFPFDLTRTSNLADVADMIHNEFQGMWDPQYLHYSPEDRRIYHSKWTGLSFGHEVEEGEDPLQNMHPIHERMRTRYTARAKRFMYVLEKADKVLFVRTGGCRREAVVDLMDKLAAKRRGKPFLLLIVSPQSSDEFAGIPNVIHYEMELNPDRMCADPEHWKYCTGVMRDILHSLGVSTRNLFWCPPQL from the coding sequence ATGTATCGCTTCCAGGTTCGTGCCATCACCCAGCCGGGCGAGAGAATTGCCTTGGTGGGATCCAGCGCAAAATTGGGCTCCTGGGATCCCTGCCATTGCATTTGGCTGCAGACGGATCCCGCTCATTATCCGCTGTGGTGGGTAGAGTTGCCGTTGAGCCCAGCAGACGGCACGCCCGGCCCGTTGTTGCCCTATAGCGGGTGTTCAAAAGAAATCCCTCGAGTAGAGTACCGGTATCTGCGCGTGCAAGCCGGTGGCGAAGTGATTTGGGAATCCACCGCTGTCAATCGCTGGGTGCCACTTGAGCCAGAACCTTTACCGGCAGTTTTGATTGTCGAGGATGGGGAGTTTGGCCAGATCCCTGCCTATCCTTACGGCTATTTTGCCGATCCCATTCCTGAGGTCGAACCGGAAAATCCGCAAGGGCTAAAAGTCGTCATTTTGGGCAGCTCCGTTGCCCTGGGGTGCAGCGCCTGGCTGTTGCGAGGTTGGGCTTGGCTGTTGCAGAAAGCTCTACAAGAGCGCTATGGCCATCAAGTGCGAAATCTCTCCCAATTGGGGGCCAATGTCAGCCGAACTCTGTTGCGGTTTGAGCAGGCGGTGATCCCTGAACATCCCGATGTCGTTATTGTTGCTTTGTCTTTGGGAAATGAAGGCTTGGCATCGGCCTTGCCCCAGCATCGCCGCGCCCTGCAGAGACGGTTTGAAAACGGCCTGCAGCGGCTAATTCAGCGAATTCAAGACATTGGAGCCTTGCCAGTTCTGGGAGGGGTTTATCCCCATGCAAACTACGGCCCAGAACAGCATCTTCTTTTGCAAGAAACTCAGCAAAGAATGCTCAGCTGGGGATGCCCTGTGTTCAATTGGCTGCCTCATTTGGAAGATGGACAGAGCCGCTGGAAACCAGACCTTGCTTTTGACCCAGCTCACCCCAATTCCAAGGGTCATCAGGTCATGTTTGAGGCCATCGATCTCTCTCTTTTGGATCCCGGCCAAGTTAGTTCAGCTCGTAGAAAGCTTGCTCAACCCGTTGGAGAACGGGTCGTTTTTGCAGATGAGCATGGTTTTTGGGTGACTGCAGAAACAGGCAAAAACCAATTTCGCATCGTGAATATAACTCCCTACCCTTATACCATCACGCCCACTTGGCAACCTTTGCAAGCCGCTTTCCAAAAAGCAGGTCTACAGCCGGGTCTGTATATTGGCAAAAGCGATGAAAGGCTAGGGGATGCTACCTTATATTCCCTTTCCGTACAAGAAGATGGTTCGGTGCAAACCACCCTCTCCATTCCTGCGGATGCCGATCTTGTCTTCTCCCCAGTAGCCCAGTTCTTTTCCTCGGAATCAGTAGAAACGATCTTCGAGGATGGATCGTTGATCCTTCTCAAGCTCAGTGGATCCTCAGAAGGCTCTTCTGATCCCATGCCTCGCCTGTGCGTGATCAACCAGAGCAGTCACGAGTACAACATCCACCCCATGTGGAAGGAAGTGCGGGCCGCTCTCAAAGCCATGCCAGCGGGTGTTTATGAAGATCCGAGCCACCGCGAAGCTCTCTTCCGAACCCTGATGATCGGGGAAGGTGGCCTCGAAAGTCGGGTAAAGGCTGCTCCTGGATCGGTCATGCTGCTGGAATACACCTGCAAATTATCGGATATTCATCGCTTTGCCATTGTACCGTTAGGGGATCGCTGCGCGGTGCGAATGCTGCTCTACAAGTTGGAATATGACGGGCCTGCCTTTCCTTTTGATTTGACACGCACCAGCAATTTGGCTGATGTGGCCGATATGATCCACAACGAGTTTCAGGGCATGTGGGATCCGCAATATTTGCACTACAGCCCTGAAGATCGGCGAATTTACCACAGCAAGTGGACGGGCCTCTCCTTTGGCCATGAGGTGGAAGAGGGGGAGGATCCACTTCAGAATATGCACCCCATCCATGAGCGAATGCGAACTCGCTACACTGCTCGCGCCAAGCGTTTTATGTATGTTTTGGAAAAAGCCGATAAAGTCTTGTTTGTGCGCACAGGGGGTTGCCGGCGAGAGGCCGTTGTTGACTTAATGGATAAGCTGGCGGCTAAGCGCAGGGGCAAGCCTTTTCTGCTGCTGATTGTTTCTCCTCAGTCTTCTGATGAGTTTGCCGGGATCCCCAATGTTATCCATTATGAGATGGAGTTAAATCCCGACCGCATGTGTGCAGATCCTGAGCATTGGAAGTACTGCACAGGGGTAATGAGAGATATTCTCCATTCTTTGGGGGTCTCTACCCGAAATCTTTTCTGGTGCCCTCCACAACTGTAG
- the lnt gene encoding apolipoprotein N-acyltransferase gives MKPELKSSTQQQDLPQKRNPGEGSRWLMGLAILLLCLGSPNRWLHWFPGALLGLALLFGLCEQRQGWARWRLAYGLWFWVCLYAFWVDPFSVEVLSAWEILGGVVVAPLIPLFFTTATLLSLELSRPLPAWARPLGLATVWTGLDGLLGLLWWPIPFHWGSLLFDWPLGIQVADVTGIWGVTFFAVFVNGVLWQMARQISSRWQAAGGSLRNVLGEMLRNRDFWGTLACGLGLTGLVLAYGSARLAYFDALAVENRDPDFRVAAVQQVAWLEADRSWNYRLERYRELHQLSAQGVAAGAQLVVWPEGALRARLLNTGLEPYVIEPMQAILPPEGALITGATEPDPRTAHLPEPEQRFFNTALLFDARGNLLDGFGKQWIFPYFESGRYVPSPDGYRPLDGGELFGPLGVMICLESVLPAPSRTLTRRGAESLIVISDDSWFGNSHWPMLHGQLSVFRAVENRRGVVFVNNTGGNLVVDPSGRLQQVGPIFQRGVITGEVKRRSETTFYNRAGDWLAWLTLGLSLGLWRWGSRARQG, from the coding sequence ATGAAGCCGGAACTGAAATCTTCAACTCAACAGCAGGATCTGCCCCAAAAGAGAAATCCAGGCGAGGGATCCCGCTGGCTGATGGGTCTAGCCATCCTGCTGCTCTGTCTGGGATCCCCCAACCGCTGGCTGCACTGGTTTCCGGGAGCGCTGCTGGGCCTAGCCCTGCTGTTTGGCCTGTGCGAGCAACGGCAAGGGTGGGCGCGGTGGCGTTTGGCCTATGGCCTCTGGTTTTGGGTTTGCCTGTATGCCTTCTGGGTGGATCCCTTCTCGGTTGAGGTGTTGAGCGCCTGGGAGATCCTAGGGGGCGTGGTGGTGGCTCCCCTGATCCCCCTCTTTTTCACCACCGCTACGCTCCTCAGTTTGGAGCTGAGCCGCCCCCTGCCGGCTTGGGCACGTCCGCTGGGCTTGGCCACGGTCTGGACAGGCTTGGATGGGCTGTTGGGCTTGCTCTGGTGGCCCATCCCTTTCCACTGGGGATCCCTGTTGTTCGACTGGCCCCTCGGGATCCAAGTAGCCGATGTTACGGGGATCTGGGGGGTTACCTTTTTTGCCGTGTTCGTCAATGGGGTTCTTTGGCAGATGGCCAGGCAGATTTCTAGCCGGTGGCAGGCGGCTGGGGGATCCCTGAGAAACGTTTTGGGTGAGATGCTCAGGAACAGGGATTTCTGGGGTACGCTCGCCTGCGGCCTGGGGTTGACGGGGCTGGTCTTGGCCTATGGAAGCGCACGCCTGGCCTACTTCGATGCCTTGGCCGTCGAAAACAGGGATCCTGACTTTCGGGTGGCGGCGGTGCAGCAGGTGGCTTGGCTGGAAGCCGATCGCAGTTGGAACTACCGCCTGGAGCGCTACCGGGAGCTGCATCAGCTTTCTGCCCAGGGGGTGGCTGCTGGGGCACAGTTGGTGGTTTGGCCGGAGGGGGCGCTGCGGGCACGGCTGCTGAATACTGGCCTGGAACCCTACGTGATCGAGCCAATGCAAGCGATTCTGCCGCCGGAAGGCGCTTTGATTACGGGGGCAACAGAGCCGGATCCCCGCACAGCCCATTTGCCGGAGCCAGAGCAGCGATTTTTTAACACGGCCCTGTTGTTTGACGCCCGGGGCAACTTGCTGGATGGGTTTGGCAAGCAGTGGATCTTTCCCTATTTCGAGTCGGGGCGCTACGTGCCTTCACCCGATGGCTATCGGCCTCTGGACGGAGGGGAGCTTTTCGGGCCTTTGGGGGTGATGATCTGCTTGGAGAGCGTCTTGCCTGCGCCCAGCCGAACTTTAACCCGTCGCGGCGCCGAGTCTTTGATCGTGATTTCGGATGATAGCTGGTTTGGTAATAGCCACTGGCCGATGTTGCATGGCCAGCTCTCGGTTTTCCGGGCTGTGGAAAATCGGCGGGGCGTGGTGTTTGTCAATAACACAGGCGGCAATCTGGTGGTGGATCCCTCAGGTCGGCTCCAGCAGGTTGGCCCCATCTTTCAGCGGGGGGTGATTACGGGAGAAGTGAAGCGGCGTTCTGAGACAACTTTCTACAATCGCGCGGGGGATTGGCTGGCGTGGCTGACGTTGGGGCTATCTTTGGGGCTATGGCGCTGGGGATCCCGAGCAAGGCAAGGATGA
- a CDS encoding HNH endonuclease — MGKVLVLNASYEPLNITSWRRAVVLLLKGKAEQIEHNGRVVYGNIPLPTVIRLRHYVHVPHKEIPLTRRNVLYRDGHRCQYCGCFGEDLTLDHVIPRSRGGGDTWENVVSACVRCNVKKGNRTPREAGMPLLRQPRRPHSTLYFEISKAVGSGSHREWSKYTIGLEGDPQEELLDSPS; from the coding sequence ATGGGCAAGGTTTTGGTTTTGAATGCCTCCTACGAGCCGCTCAACATCACCAGTTGGCGCAGGGCAGTCGTTCTTTTGCTTAAGGGCAAGGCCGAGCAAATCGAGCACAATGGCCGAGTGGTGTACGGCAACATTCCCTTGCCCACTGTCATTCGTCTGCGCCACTATGTCCACGTTCCCCACAAGGAGATCCCACTTACGCGCCGCAACGTCCTCTACCGGGATGGGCATCGTTGTCAGTACTGCGGCTGCTTCGGCGAAGATCTCACCCTGGATCACGTGATCCCTCGGTCTCGTGGCGGCGGGGATACATGGGAAAATGTGGTCAGTGCCTGTGTGCGTTGCAACGTGAAAAAAGGGAACCGCACCCCCCGCGAAGCCGGTATGCCCCTGCTGCGCCAACCCCGCCGTCCCCACAGCACTCTTTACTTTGAAATCTCCAAAGCCGTCGGCAGTGGTTCCCATCGAGAATGGTCTAAGTACACCATCGGCCTAGAAGGGGATCCCCAGGAGGAATTGTTGGATAGCCCAAGCTAG
- a CDS encoding alpha/beta fold hydrolase encodes MASTSASATPISAQWIWRGQSVHYVKQGEQGQPLLLVHGFGASTDHWRKNIPELAQHYQVYAIDLLGFGRSAKPNWDYRAEIWRDQLRDFCQQVIRRPVVGIGNSLGGYVVLSFAAEWPEWVRGVVLLNGAGGFSTLKGSPTGWRQWIGGLVGWGLRQRLVSYLLFQYLRQPHVIRAKLKQVYYDPAAVTDQLVEAIHRPTQDPGAADVFVALMRGGQKGRYVDELLCSLVRPLLLIWGERDPWMRARERSKLYRAHYPQAVEYFLEAGHCPHDERPEEVNALIHRWIETGIPATTSPPISKAAPVSEVHP; translated from the coding sequence ATGGCTTCGACATCGGCATCGGCCACTCCCATTTCGGCGCAGTGGATCTGGCGGGGGCAGTCAGTTCATTACGTCAAACAGGGTGAGCAGGGGCAGCCTCTGCTTCTGGTGCACGGCTTTGGAGCCTCCACCGACCACTGGCGCAAGAACATTCCCGAATTGGCTCAACACTACCAGGTGTACGCCATCGATTTGCTGGGTTTCGGTCGCTCCGCCAAGCCCAACTGGGACTACCGCGCCGAAATCTGGCGGGATCAGCTGCGGGACTTTTGCCAACAGGTAATCCGTCGGCCTGTGGTGGGGATCGGCAACTCCCTGGGCGGCTACGTGGTGCTCAGTTTTGCGGCGGAGTGGCCGGAGTGGGTGCGGGGCGTGGTGCTCTTGAATGGGGCAGGTGGGTTTTCCACGCTCAAAGGATCCCCGACCGGATGGCGGCAATGGATAGGCGGATTGGTGGGCTGGGGCCTGCGCCAGCGCCTGGTGTCTTACCTGCTGTTTCAGTATTTGCGGCAGCCGCACGTGATCCGAGCCAAGCTGAAGCAGGTTTACTACGACCCGGCAGCCGTGACCGATCAGCTGGTCGAGGCCATCCATCGCCCCACCCAGGATCCGGGGGCTGCCGATGTGTTTGTGGCCTTGATGCGAGGTGGGCAGAAGGGACGGTATGTAGATGAGCTGCTGTGCAGCTTGGTGCGCCCGCTGTTGTTGATCTGGGGAGAACGGGATCCCTGGATGCGGGCTCGGGAACGCTCTAAGCTGTACCGGGCCCACTACCCTCAAGCAGTGGAATACTTCCTGGAGGCTGGCCACTGCCCCCACGATGAGCGCCCCGAAGAGGTCAATGCCCTGATTCACCGGTGGATCGAGACCGGGATCCCAGCCACCACTTCTCCCCCCATTTCCAAAGCTGCCCCTGTATCGGAAGTCCATCCCTAG
- the cysC gene encoding adenylyl-sulfate kinase, protein MSRRGVTVWFTGLSGAGKTTLSCGVAQQLRAWGLPVEVLDGDLVRQHLTKGLGFSKVDREENIRRIGFVAEMLTRHGVIVLVSAISPYRAARQEVRRYIGSFIEVFVDAPLEVCERRDVKGLYRKARAGLIQHFTGIDDPYEPPEQPEVVCKTAEQSIPECIDLVIQSLKSRGYV, encoded by the coding sequence ATGTCGCGGCGGGGGGTAACGGTCTGGTTTACGGGATTGAGCGGGGCGGGCAAAACCACCCTGAGCTGCGGCGTGGCCCAGCAGTTGCGCGCTTGGGGGCTGCCGGTGGAAGTGCTCGATGGGGACCTGGTGCGGCAACATCTCACCAAGGGTCTGGGCTTCAGCAAAGTGGATCGGGAGGAGAACATTCGCCGCATCGGCTTTGTGGCGGAGATGCTGACTCGGCACGGGGTGATTGTGCTGGTGTCGGCCATTTCCCCCTATCGGGCAGCACGGCAGGAGGTACGGCGATATATTGGCAGCTTCATCGAGGTCTTTGTGGATGCCCCTTTGGAGGTGTGCGAACGCCGGGATGTGAAGGGCCTCTATCGAAAGGCGCGGGCAGGCTTAATCCAGCACTTTACCGGTATTGACGATCCCTACGAGCCGCCGGAACAGCCGGAGGTGGTGTGCAAAACTGCCGAGCAAAGCATCCCCGAATGTATTGACCTGGTGATACAAAGCCTAAAAAGCAGAGGTTATGTCTAA
- a CDS encoding aspartate aminotransferase family protein produces the protein MSPLTSPLASAPSGSPTTAELFAEHVMATYGRYPLTLVRGQGCRVWDEQGREYLDFVAGIATCTLGHAHPLWIQALTEQAQQLHHVSNLYYNQPQAQLAQWLTQHSCADKVFFCNSGAEANEGAIKLARKYAHTVRGIQDPMILTAHASFHGRTLATITATGQPKYQKDFAPLVPGFDYVPYNDIEGTAAVLERWGERVCAVLLEPLQGEGGVVPGDPAYFQWLRRICSERGILLILDEVQVGMGRTGMLWGHCNLGVEPDVFTLAKGLAGGIPIGALLAKDFCAVFQPGDHASTFGGNPLACAVGLAVCRTLMSESLVWNAQQTGVYLRQGLSRLAEQFPQLVEQVRGWGLIQGLVVRIPAAEVVKAAMDCGLLLVPAGSQVVRFVPPLIVTPAEIDAALAMLASALQRLAASLGHSGAA, from the coding sequence ATGTCTCCTCTAACTTCGCCTCTTGCCAGTGCCCCCTCGGGATCCCCGACAACTGCCGAGCTGTTTGCCGAGCATGTGATGGCCACCTATGGGCGCTATCCCCTGACCTTGGTGCGCGGGCAGGGGTGTCGGGTTTGGGATGAGCAGGGGCGCGAGTACCTGGACTTTGTGGCCGGCATTGCCACCTGTACCCTGGGGCATGCCCACCCGCTGTGGATTCAGGCGCTCACCGAGCAGGCACAACAGTTGCACCATGTTTCCAACCTTTACTACAACCAGCCGCAGGCACAACTGGCTCAATGGCTGACCCAGCACTCCTGTGCCGACAAGGTGTTTTTCTGCAACTCAGGGGCGGAAGCCAATGAGGGAGCCATTAAGCTGGCTCGCAAGTATGCCCACACGGTGCGCGGGATCCAAGATCCGATGATCCTCACCGCCCATGCCAGCTTCCATGGCCGCACCCTGGCCACCATTACCGCCACCGGCCAGCCCAAATACCAAAAAGACTTTGCCCCTCTGGTGCCCGGCTTTGATTACGTTCCCTACAACGACATCGAGGGCACAGCAGCGGTGTTGGAGCGCTGGGGCGAGCGGGTGTGTGCCGTGCTGTTGGAGCCGTTGCAGGGGGAAGGGGGGGTTGTGCCGGGGGATCCCGCCTATTTTCAATGGTTGCGCCGGATCTGCAGCGAGCGGGGCATTCTGCTGATTTTGGATGAGGTGCAGGTGGGCATGGGCCGTACTGGCATGCTGTGGGGCCACTGTAACCTGGGGGTGGAGCCGGATGTGTTCACCTTGGCCAAGGGCCTGGCCGGTGGGATCCCCATCGGGGCCTTGTTGGCGAAAGACTTTTGCGCCGTGTTTCAGCCGGGGGATCACGCCAGCACCTTTGGGGGCAACCCCTTGGCTTGTGCGGTGGGCCTGGCGGTTTGCCGCACGCTAATGTCGGAGAGTTTGGTTTGGAATGCCCAGCAGACAGGGGTGTATCTGCGTCAGGGGCTGTCCCGCTTGGCGGAGCAGTTTCCGCAGCTCGTTGAGCAAGTGCGGGGCTGGGGCCTGATTCAGGGCTTGGTGGTGCGCATCCCGGCGGCTGAAGTGGTCAAGGCAGCCATGGACTGCGGGCTGTTGTTGGTGCCGGCAGGATCCCAGGTGGTGCGCTTTGTGCCCCCCTTGATCGTCACCCCGGCAGAAATTGACGCGGCTCTAGCGATGTTGGCATCGGCTTTGCAAAGGTTGGCCGCCTCCCTTGGCCATTCCGGGGCAGCCTAG
- a CDS encoding creatininase family protein, with translation MHTFVPPHRFFPYLTWTEIQAMPDKENVVIIQPVASIEQHGPHLPLVVDACIGTAIIGRAMEKLEPEIPAYVLPTQCYGKANEHWHFPGTITLSAQTLMAVLTEVAESIYRAGFRKLVFLNSHGGQPQVLEIVARDLHQKYEDFMLFPVSVWRVPHEGRELFTEKERELGIHAGDGETSMLMHLLPDTVRTDRLVCEYPHDLPENSLLSMEGRIPFAWATRDLTQSGVLGDATAATPEKGKVLVESMSDGWVRLIRDLHRFQQPKAWRKAPLLV, from the coding sequence ATGCACACTTTTGTCCCGCCCCACCGCTTTTTCCCCTACCTGACCTGGACGGAGATCCAGGCCATGCCCGACAAAGAGAACGTGGTGATCATTCAGCCGGTTGCCTCAATCGAGCAACATGGGCCCCACCTGCCCCTGGTGGTGGATGCCTGCATCGGCACCGCGATCATTGGGCGCGCCATGGAGAAGCTGGAGCCTGAGATCCCGGCCTATGTTTTGCCCACCCAATGTTACGGCAAAGCCAACGAGCATTGGCATTTCCCCGGCACCATTACCCTCTCGGCTCAAACCCTGATGGCGGTGCTGACAGAAGTGGCAGAGAGCATCTACCGAGCTGGGTTTCGCAAGCTGGTGTTCCTCAATTCCCACGGTGGCCAGCCACAGGTCCTGGAGATTGTTGCCCGCGATCTGCACCAGAAGTATGAAGATTTCATGCTGTTTCCGGTGTCGGTCTGGCGCGTTCCCCACGAAGGACGAGAGCTGTTTACCGAGAAAGAACGGGAATTGGGCATTCACGCCGGCGATGGGGAGACCAGTATGCTGATGCACCTTTTGCCGGACACGGTGCGAACCGACCGATTGGTCTGCGAATATCCCCACGATCTGCCGGAAAACAGCCTGCTCAGCATGGAAGGGCGGATCCCTTTCGCTTGGGCAACTCGCGATCTCACCCAGAGCGGAGTTTTGGGCGATGCCACCGCCGCCACGCCGGAGAAAGGCAAAGTTTTGGTGGAGTCCATGTCTGACGGCTGGGTGCGGCTGATCCGAGATCTGCACCGGTTCCAGCAGCCCAAGGCTTGGCGCAAAGCCCCGCTGCTGGTCTAG
- a CDS encoding LL-diaminopimelate aminotransferase: protein MARINDHFLKLKTGYLFPEIARRVQAFATAHPEAQIIKMGIGDVTEPLPEACRTAMIRAVEEMGERATFRGYGPEQGYEWLRQAIARHDFQARNCDIDASEIFVSDGSKCDCGNILDILGHDNTIAITDPVYPVYVDTNVMAGHTGPANERGEYEGLVYLPITAENHFTASLPSQKVDVIYLCFPNNPTGAVATREHLQNWVDYARAHGSLILFDAAYEAYITEPGIPHSIYEIPGARECAIEFRSFSKTAGFTGTRCAFTVVPKSLRGQAADGSWVDLWSLWYRRQSTKFNGVSYIVQRGAEAVYSEAGQAQVQGLVQFYLENARIIRQQLAEVGIQVYGGVNAPYVWVKTPDGLSSWEFFDKLLHTCHVVGTPGSGFGSAGEGYLRLSAFNSRANVEEAMRRIGSVFAGAGAVG from the coding sequence ATGGCCAGGATCAACGACCACTTCCTCAAGCTCAAGACCGGCTATCTCTTTCCCGAGATCGCCCGGCGGGTGCAGGCTTTTGCCACCGCCCATCCCGAAGCTCAAATTATCAAAATGGGCATTGGCGATGTCACCGAGCCGCTGCCGGAAGCCTGTCGAACGGCCATGATCCGGGCGGTGGAGGAAATGGGGGAACGGGCCACCTTTCGCGGCTATGGGCCAGAGCAGGGCTACGAGTGGCTGCGCCAGGCCATTGCCCGGCACGACTTCCAGGCCCGCAACTGCGATATCGACGCTTCCGAGATCTTCGTCTCCGATGGCTCCAAGTGCGATTGCGGCAACATCCTGGATATCCTCGGCCACGACAACACCATCGCCATCACGGATCCTGTCTATCCGGTTTATGTGGACACCAACGTGATGGCGGGCCATACGGGGCCGGCCAACGAACGCGGCGAATACGAGGGCCTGGTCTATCTGCCCATCACTGCCGAAAATCACTTCACCGCCAGCCTGCCCAGCCAAAAGGTGGATGTGATCTACCTCTGCTTCCCCAATAACCCCACAGGCGCAGTGGCCACACGGGAGCATCTGCAAAACTGGGTGGACTATGCCCGTGCCCACGGCTCCCTGATCCTGTTCGATGCCGCCTACGAAGCCTATATCACCGAGCCCGGGATCCCCCACTCCATTTACGAGATTCCAGGGGCGCGGGAATGTGCCATCGAGTTCCGCTCCTTTTCCAAAACCGCTGGGTTTACCGGCACCCGCTGTGCCTTTACGGTGGTGCCCAAGTCTTTGCGGGGGCAAGCTGCCGATGGATCCTGGGTGGATCTGTGGAGCTTGTGGTATCGCCGTCAATCCACCAAGTTCAACGGGGTGTCCTACATTGTGCAGCGGGGGGCGGAGGCGGTCTATTCCGAAGCGGGGCAAGCGCAGGTGCAAGGTCTGGTGCAGTTTTACCTGGAAAATGCCCGCATCATTCGCCAGCAGTTGGCCGAAGTGGGGATCCAAGTCTATGGCGGCGTGAATGCCCCCTACGTCTGGGTGAAAACACCCGATGGGCTGAGCAGTTGGGAGTTTTTCGACAAGCTGCTGCACACCTGCCATGTGGTGGGTACCCCCGGCTCTGGCTTCGGCAGCGCCGGAGAGGGCTATCTGCGCCTGTCCGCTTTCAACAGCCGCGCCAACGTGGAAGAGGCAATGCGCCGCATTGGCAGCGTGTTTGCGGGGGCTGGAGCCGTTGGTTAA
- a CDS encoding leucine-rich repeat domain-containing protein: MARHERWAVGLLAIWVWLSWGMGAWSAPLCRDPLLLRQILAALGRPEVKVEEVALFDPDQCLVQLVLDRQGLSGSLPPEIGQFRRLRALSLSHNQLSGPLPPELGQLGQLENLFLDYNEFSGSIPSELGQLRNLRGLFLDHNQLSGPIPPQLGQLRHLENLILQNNRLSGTLPGQLGQMSSLKGLFLDRNQLSGPIPPQLGQLHHLENLYLSDNRLSGSLPPELAQLNQLRDLRLARNQFTGELPTFLAELPRLERLHIEGNPGLCLPAALSEWFAGLNPADPLPSPLCSWTPSR; encoded by the coding sequence ATGGCTCGGCACGAGAGGTGGGCGGTGGGCCTGTTGGCGATCTGGGTTTGGCTGAGCTGGGGGATGGGGGCCTGGTCTGCTCCCCTTTGTCGGGATCCCCTCTTGCTGCGGCAGATCTTGGCAGCTCTGGGCCGTCCGGAGGTGAAGGTAGAGGAGGTGGCCCTTTTTGATCCGGATCAGTGTCTTGTCCAACTGGTGTTGGATCGCCAGGGGTTGAGCGGCTCCTTGCCGCCCGAAATAGGCCAATTTCGCCGGTTGCGAGCCTTGTCCCTCAGCCACAACCAACTTTCCGGCCCCCTGCCGCCCGAGCTGGGGCAACTCGGCCAGTTGGAAAACCTGTTTCTCGACTACAACGAATTCTCCGGCTCCATTCCATCCGAGCTGGGGCAGCTGCGCAACCTGCGCGGCCTGTTTTTGGATCACAACCAGCTCTCTGGGCCTATTCCCCCCCAGCTGGGGCAACTGCGCCACCTGGAAAACCTCATCCTGCAAAACAACCGCCTCAGCGGCACCCTTCCCGGCCAACTGGGCCAGATGAGCTCCCTCAAGGGCCTGTTTTTGGATCGCAATCAGCTCTCTGGGCCTATCCCCCCTCAACTGGGGCAACTGCACCATCTGGAAAACCTCTACTTGTCGGACAATCGCCTCAGCGGATCCCTGCCCCCCGAGCTGGCTCAGCTGAATCAGTTACGGGATCTGCGCCTGGCACGTAACCAATTCACGGGAGAACTGCCGACCTTTTTGGCAGAACTGCCCCGACTGGAGCGGCTGCACATCGAGGGAAACCCCGGCCTCTGCTTGCCGGCCGCCCTGTCGGAGTGGTTTGCCGGCCTAAACCCGGCGGATCCCCTGCCATCTCCCCTCTGCTCATGGACTCCGTCCCGCTAA